Proteins encoded by one window of Panicum virgatum strain AP13 chromosome 7N, P.virgatum_v5, whole genome shotgun sequence:
- the LOC120681054 gene encoding uncharacterized protein LOC120681054 has product MEGFSTAIKNQFSFNKMIETQLAQVAATMPPALENVKVITTRGGKTTQDPPYPNHVNRKKASRVAEEPPREEEPEKVHEGKTALHEFYDTQVLLFPMRVRKPSTDEQFSCFVEIIQQVNINVPLMDAMKVPTYARYIKNIINNKRPLPTSEVIKLTEACSAAILQQLPEKKKDPGFPTLRCSIGEQNFNKALCDLGASVNVMPKAVFD; this is encoded by the coding sequence atggaagGATTCTCCACTGCCATCAAGAATCAGTTtagtttcaacaagatgattgagaCTCAACTAGCTCAAGTGGCTGCAACCATGCCCCCTGCTTTGGAGAATGTTAAGGTGATAACCACACGAGGAGGTAAAACTACTCAAGACCCGccttatcctaaccatgttAATAGGAAGAAAGCAAGCCGGGTGGCAGAAGAACCACCTCGGGAGGAGGAACCCGAgaaggttcatgaagggaagacggcTCTGCATGAATTTTATGATACCCAAGTATTGCTGTTCCCTATGAGGGTAAGGAAGCCAAGTACAGATGAGCAGTTCAGCTGCTTTGTTgagataatacaacaagtgaacaTCAATGTGCCCTTGATGGATGCGATGAAGGTTCCGACCTATGCTCGTTATATCAAGAACATAATCAACAACAAGCGACCACTGCCAACTTCCGAAGTAATCAAGCTCACCGAGGCATGCAGTGCAGCTATACTTCAACAATTGcccgagaagaagaaggatccaGGATTCCCAACACTCAGATGTTCGATAGGGGAACAGAACTTCAACAAAGCCTTATGTGATTTGGGAGCCAGTGTCAATGTGATGCCGAAGGCGGTCTTCGACTAA